A single Drosophila ananassae strain 14024-0371.13 chromosome 3L, ASM1763931v2, whole genome shotgun sequence DNA region contains:
- the LOC6494266 gene encoding trypsin-1, translated as MSSVNSLVFPLILLLASASVLGKSMPADESRIIGGQFASMGQFPHQVSLQLNGRHHCGGSLISETMIVTAAHCTMGQNPGQMKAIVGTNDLSAGNGQTFNIAQFIIHPQYNPQSQDFDMSLIRLSTPVPMGGAVKTIQLADSDSNYAADTMATISGFGAINQNLQLPNRLKFAQVQLWSRDYCNAQNIPGLTDRMVCAGHPSGQVSSCQGDSGGPLTVDGKLFGVVSWGFGCGAKGRPAMYTYVGALRSWIKQNANV; from the coding sequence ATGTCTTCGGTTAACAGTCTAGTGTTTCCCCTGATCCTGCTCCTTGCCTCGGCTTCGGTTCTAGGTAAGAGCATGCCGGCCGACGAGTCGCGGATCATAGGAGGCCAGTTTGCCTCCATGGGACAGTTTCCCCATCAGGTGTCCTTGCAGTTGAACGGTCGCCATCACTGTGGTGGATCCCTCATCTCGGAGACCATGATCGTGACTGCCGCCCACTGCACCATGGGCCAGAATCCCGGCCAGATGAAGGCCATTGTGGGAACCAACGATCTGAGCGCCGGAAATGGCCAAACCTTCAACATTGCCCAGTTCATCATCCATCCGCAGTACAATCCCCAGAGCCAGGACTTTGACATGTCACTGATCAGACTCAGCACGCCGGTGCCCATGGGGGGAGCCGTGAAAACCATCCAATTGGCCGACTCGGACTCCAACTATGCCGCCGACACCATGGCTACGATTAGTGGCTTCGGAGCCATCAACCAGAACCTCCAGCTGCCCAACCGCCTGAAGTTCGCCCAGGTGCAGCTGTGGAGTCGCGACTATTGCAACGCCCAGAATATCCCTGGACTCACGGATCGCATGGTGTGCGCCGGACATCCCAGTGGCCAGGTTAGCTCCTGCCAGGGAGATTCCGGTGGCCCCTTGACCGTCGACGGCAAGCTCTTCGGCGTGGTATCCTGGGGATTCGGGTGTGGAGCCAAAGGACGCCCGGCCATGTACACCTATGTGGGTGCTCTGCGCTCATGGATCAAACAGAACGCTAATGTGTAA